Proteins encoded together in one Apis cerana isolate GH-2021 linkage group LG4, AcerK_1.0, whole genome shotgun sequence window:
- the LOC108000857 gene encoding excitatory amino acid transporter, whose amino-acid sequence MEEKSSARFSEYLFAKMDGQDVSASQGPRKVTADTRKFMRENLLLIVTLSGVLFGVVLGFGLRPLGLGDDAVMLISYPGELFMRLLKLMILPLVIASLISGSASLNARMNGMIAVRTLVYFILSSLLNAVLGVVLVLLIHPGNPGIRKSIATSHNGRAVNILDSLLDLGRNMFPDNIFQAAFQQAHTVYVPKTPPFQNLTSVSISSDVLGDEELMRVTQYRSGTNTLGIVFFCLVFGTFLGTLGEKGQIVIDFFKAVFEVIMRMVSTVMWMTPVGITSVIAGKILGVADLALVMSQLAWFIVTIVIGVFFYQLVIMQLIYLAFVRKNPFKFYAGLAQGTLTAFAMASTAAALPVTFRLMTDKLRVDPRVTRFVLPIGCNINMDGTALFVAVASIFIAQMHGIALGFGEIITVILTSTAASVSSASVPSAALVLLLVVLSAINAPVYNVSLLFTIDWFVDRIRTTNNMLGDCYAAAVVEQLSKKELMALDAAAYQSETVLPTTIANGCISANRVPDPDTIVVEMQDDTRIAGVANISVLQIPRSVTEETV is encoded by the exons ATGGAGGAGAAGTCCTCGGCTCGGTTCTCCGAGTACTTGTTCGCCAAGATGGATGGCCAGGACGTGTCGGCCTCTCAGGGTCCCCGTAAGGTGACCGCCGACACCAGAAAATTCATGCGGGAGAATCTTCTTCTCATAGTTACTCTTTCCGGTGTCCTCTTCGGCGTCGTGCTCG gGTTCGGTTTACGACCCTTGGGCCTCGGCGATGACGCAGTTATGTTAATCAGTTATCCCGGAGAGCTCTTCATGAGGTTGTTAAAGTTAATGATCTTACCACTGGTGATTGCCAGCCTTATATCGG GCTCGGCGAGTTTGAACGCGAGGATGAACGGGATGATCGCCGTCCGAACTTTGGTGTACTTTATACTCTCCTCCTTGTTGAACGCTGTCCTCGGTGTTGTCCTGGTTCTGCTCATTCATCCGGGTAATCCTGGAATTAGAAAATCGATCGCGACCTCGCACAATGGAAGAGCCGTGAACATCTTGGACAGCCTTCTCGATTTGGGAAG AAATATGTTTCCGGATAATATATTCCAAGCAGCTTTTCAGCAG GCCCACACGGTATACGTTCCAAAAACGCCGCCCTTCCAGAACCTCACCTCGGTTTCGATATCCTCGGACGTTCTCGGCGACGAGGAATTGATGAGAGTGACGCAATACAGAAGCGGGACTAACACGCTGGGCATAGTTTTCTTCTGCCTGGTGTTCGGCACATTCTTGGGTACTCTCGGGGAGAAAGGCCAAATCGTGATCGACTTCTTCAAAGCCGTGTTCGAAGTCATCATGAGAATGGTGTCTACGGTGATGTG GATGACACCTGTGGGCATCACCTCCGTGATAGCTGGGAAAATATTGGGCGTCGCCGACTTGGCGTTGGTGATGTCGCAGCTCGCCTGGTTCATCGTCACGATCGTGATCGGTGTGTTTTTCTATCAGCTGGTGATCATGCAGCTGATCTATTTGGCCTTCGTGAGAAAGAACCCCTTTAAATTCTACGCCGGCCTCGCCCAGGGTACACTCACCGCCTTCGCCATGGCATCAAC GGCTGCCGCACTTCCCGTCACTTTTCGCCTGATGACGGACAAACTTCGAGTCGATCCTAGAGTGACCAGATTCGTTCTGCCGATCGGTTGCAATATTAACATGGACGGGACGGCGTTGTTCGTGGCCGTGGCAAGCATATTCATCGCCCAGATGCACGGGATCGCTTTGGGCTTCGGTGAAATCATAACGGTTAT TTTAACCTCCACCGCTGCGTCCGTGTCATCGGCGTCGGTCCCAAGCGCAGCTTTGGTCCTTCTTCTGGTCGTGTTGAGCGCCATCAACGCCCCCGTTTACAACGTCTCCCTTTTATTCACCATCGATTGGTTCGT GGATCGCATCCGTACCACGAACAACATGTTGGGCGATTGCTACGCCGCAGCCGTGGTCGAGCAGTTGTCGAAAAAGGAATTGATGGCGCTGGACGCGGCAGCCTATCAA TCGGAAACCGTTTTGCCCACAACGATCGCGAACGGATGCATTTCCGCAAACAGGGTACCTGATCCCGACACCATCGTCGTCGAGATGCAAGACGACACGAGGATAGCCGGCGTCGCCAA CATCAGCGTGTTGCAGATACCGAGGAGCGTGACGGAAGAGACAGTTTGA